A stretch of Ranitomeya variabilis isolate aRanVar5 chromosome 3, aRanVar5.hap1, whole genome shotgun sequence DNA encodes these proteins:
- the LOC143816100 gene encoding gap junction alpha-4 protein-like yields MGDWEFLEKLLDQVQEHSTGFGRVWLILLFIFRILILGLAGESVWGDEQSDFVCNTEQPGCPNVCYDKAFPISHVRFWVLQFLFVSTPTLFYLGHVVYLSRKEEKLKQKEEELRAISDKDPQVDQAIAVIEKKRLKICIQEDGRVKIKGALMYTYVTSVIFKSIFEAGFLLGQWYLYGFVMPAIFVCERKPCPHKVDCFVSRPMEKTIFIMFMLVVSLISLLLNILELIHLVFKSMLHTLRKYSPYNSNKRYPKEEDVYPKCPEPPTAPFNDKSYMYLPMSENIPYPAYKIQNEDNWANFNAEKHIAYVGKQDNLEKYSSSFAPVPASSHAVIERQPSRASSSASKKQYV; encoded by the coding sequence ATGGGGGACTGGGAATTTCTTGAAAAGTTGCTGGACCAGGTGCAAGAACACTCCACTGGCTTTGGAAGGGTCTGGCTAATTTTGCTGTTTATCTTCCGTATCTTGATTCTCGGTCTTGCAGGGGAATCTGTTTGGGGAGATGAGCAATCCGATTTTGTCTGCAATACAGAACAACCTGGGTGTCCAAATGTTTGTTATGATAAAGCCTTTCCAATCTCCCATGTACGATTCTGGGTGCTTCAATTTCTTTTTGTTAGCACTCCCACATTATTTTATCTGGGTCATGTGGTCTATTTATCTAGAAAAGAAGAGAAACTCAAACAAAAAGAAGAGGAGCTAAGAGCTATAAGTGACAAAGATCCTCAAGTGGACCAAGCCATAGCAGTCATAGAAAAGAAACGGCTAAAAATCTGCATTCAGGAAGATGGCCGAGTCAAAATCAAGGGGGCTTTGATGTACACTTACGTTACCAGCGTCATTTTCAAAAGTATTTTTGAAGCTGGCTTCTTGCTTGGACAGTGGTACCTTTATGGTTTTGTTATGCCTGCTATATTCGTATGTGAAAGAAAACCTTGTCCTCACAAAGTGGATTGTTTTGTTTCCAGACCAATGGAGAAAACTATTTTCATCATGTTCATGCTAGTGGTGTCACTTATTTCTCTTCTACTCAACATTTTAGAACTTATACATCTAGTTTTCAAGAGTATGCTTCACACCTTGAGAAAATACTCTCCTTACAATTCCAACAAAAGATATCCGAAAGAAGAGGATGTTTACCCTAAATGCCCTGAGCCCCCTACTGCTCCTTTTAATGACAAATCTTACATGTACCTTCCAATGAGTGAAAATATTCCCTACCCAGCGTACAAGATTCAGAACGAAGACAACTGGGCTAATTTCAATGCAGAGAAACATATAGCATATGTTGGGAAACAAGACAATCTAGAAAAGTATTCGAGCAGTTTCGCTCCTGTGCCTGCCAGTTCCCATGCCGTAATAGAGAGGCAACCAAGCAGAGCCAGTAGTTCTGCCTCCAAGAAACAGTATGTTTGA
- the LOC143818267 gene encoding gap junction alpha-4 protein-like — MGDWSFLEKLLDQVQEHSTGIGKVWLVVLFVFRLLILSLAGESVWGDEQSDFICNTKQPGCPNVCYDQAFPISHIRYWVLQFLFVSSPTLFYLGHVLYISKKEAKIRNKESDYKIMEDKIHQVQDEKKPRKFLIQEDGRVKIRGALMCTYIISIVTKSILEAGFLLGQWYLYGFVMMPNYICERPPCPHKVDCFVSRPMEKTIFILFMLVVSLISLFLNLLELTILIIQSTCRKIKRYISVKYTGNTQIIFHEESYNSPSAPVLEKSCMYFPVDKEKCPAYKISDEENWANYNTEKELGLNVGLHSTLDYNVCCDDSTHASNRSNSSVWKKQYV, encoded by the coding sequence ATGGGTGACTGGAGTTTTCTTGAAAAGTTACTGGACCAAGTACAGGAGCATTCTACAGGAATTGGAAAAGTCTGGCTGGTGGTTTTGTTTGTGTTCCGTCTCCTAATTCTGAGTTTAGCTGGAGAATCGGTGTGGGGGGATGAGCAATCAGACTTCATCTGTAACACTAAACAGCCTGGATGTCCAAATGTTTGTTATGATCAAGCATTTCCTATTTCTCATATTCGCTACTGGGTGCTACAGTTCCTATTTGTCAGCTCTCCGACGTTATTCTATTTGGGTCATGTTCTTTACATATCAAAGAAAGAAGCAAAGATAAGGAATAAAGAAAGTGACTATAAAATTATGGAGGATAAAATCCATCAAGTCCAAGATGAAAAAAAACCTAGGAAATTCTTAATTCAAGAGGATGGAAGGGTCAAGATTAGGGGTGCTTTGATGTGTACATACATAATTAGTATCGTCACCAAAAGTATACTTGAGGCTGGATTTCTTCTTGGTCAGTGGTATCTTTACGGCTTTGTGATGATGCCAAATTATATTTGTGAAAGACCTCCATGTCCTCACAAGGTAGACTGCTTTGTATCTCGACCCATGGAGAAAACCATATTTATCCTTTTCATGCTTGTTGTCTCTCTTATCTCGTTATTCCTTAATCTACTAGAGCTGACCATTCTTATTATTCAGAGCACTTGTCGGAAGATAAAACGCTATATATCAGTCAAATATACAGGTAATACACAAATAATATTCCATGAAGAGTCATATAACTCACCAAGTGCACCAGTACTGGAGAAGTCTTGTATGTATTTTCCTGTAGACAAGGAAAAATGTCCTGCTTACAAAATATCCGATGAGGAGAACTGGGCTAACTACAATACAGAGAAGGAACTGGGATTAAATGTTGGGTTACACTCAACCTTAGACTATAATGTTTGCTGTGATGACTCTACGCATGCATCCAACAGATCAAATAGTTCTGTGTGGAAAAAGCAATATGTGTAA